The sequence below is a genomic window from Candidatus Nanopelagicales bacterium.
CATCGCCTCATCGCCGTTCCCGGGTCCGCGCTGCGGGTGCCGCCGCGGGCACCCGCCTGCTGCGAGCCTCGCGCCCGCGGCCGCCCGCGGGCCAGGGCCGTACGGCCCAGCAGCACCGACCACCCGGCCCCCGCCCCTGCGCCCCACCCCCGCTCCGCACCCCCACCCCCTGCGTTGAGTGCTCGCGCGTGGGGGTTTCGGGACGGTCCCGAAACCCCCACGCGCGAGCACTCAACGAGATCGGGGTCGCGCCGCATACCCTGGCCGGGCCATGGCCCGCCGCGACCCGCCCGAGCGCACCCCGCGGGGGCGCGCCCGCGACGGCCGCGCATCCCGCGACCGCGCATCCCGCGACCGCGCATCCCGCGACCGCGCATCCCGCGACCGCGCAGCCCACGACCGCGCAGCCCGAGACCGCGCACCGGTCGACCCGCAGGTCGCCGCGCTCCGGGACCTCGTGACCGACGTCACCCTGCGCGACCGGCACCGGCTGTCCCGGCGGCTCGGCCCGCTCGAACGCACCCCGGCGGGCGAGAAGCGCGACCGCGCCGTCGCGGCGTGGCAGGCCGACCTCGAGACCGCCCGGGCGCTGCTCGTGCGACGCGCCGAGGGCATCCCGACGGACCTGCACTACCCGCCCGAACTACCGGTGAGCCAGCGGCGGGACGACCTGCTGGCCGCGATCCGCGACCACCAGGTCGTCGTGGTCGCCGGTGAGACCGGGTCCGGCAAGACCACCCAGCTGCCGAAGATCTGCCTGGAGCTCGGCCGCGGAGTCGTCGGGACGATCGGCCACACCCAGCCCCGACGGCTGGCCGCCCGATCCGTCGCCGAGCGCATCAGCGAGGAGCTGCGGGTCCCCCTGGGGACCACCGTCGGCTACCAGGTCCGCTTCACCGACCGGGCGTCGGAGCAGACCTCGGTGAAGCTGATGACCGACGGCATCCTGCTCGCGGAGATCCAGCGCGACCGGCGCCTGCTCGCGTACGACACCGTCATCATCGACGAGGCGCACGAGCGCAGCCTCAACATCGACTTCCTGCTCGGCTACCTGGCCCAGCTGCTCCCGCGGCGCCCCGACCTCAAGGTCGTCGTGACATCGGCGACGATCGACCCGGATCGGTTCTCCCGGCACTTCGGCGGCGCGCCGGTGGTCGAGGTCTCCGGCCGCACCTACCCGGTCGAGGTCCGCTACCGACCCGACGAGGACGAGGACCGCGATCCGGTCGAGTCGGTCTGCGACGCCACCCGCGAGCTGGTCGCCGAGGGCCCCGGCGACGTGCTGGTGTTCCTCAGCGGCGAGCGGGAGATCCGCGACACCGCGGACGCCCTCGGCCGCCTGGCCCTGCCCCAGACCGAGGTGCTGCCGCTGTACGCCCGCCTGTCGGCCGCGGAGCAGCACCGCGTGTTCGCCCCCCACCCAGGGCGCCGCATCGTGCTGGCGACGAACGTCGCCGAGACCTCGCTCACCGTTCCCGGCATCCGCTACGTCGTCGACCCCGGCACCGCCCGCATCTCCCGCTACAGCAACCGGCTCAAGGTGCAGCGGCTGCCGATCGAGCGGGTGTCGCAGGCCTCCGCGAACCAGCGCAAGGGCCGCTGCGGCCGGGTGTCCGCCGGGGTGTGCGTCCGGCTGTACACGGAGGAGGACTTCGAGTCCCGGCCGGAGTTCACCGACCCGGAGATCCTGCGCACCAACCTGGCCTCGGTCATCCTGCAGATGGCCGCGCTGGACCTCGGCGACATCGAGTCGTTCCCGTTCCTGGACCCGCCGGACCGCCGCAGCGTCGCCGACGGGGTGGCCCTGCTGGTGGAGCTGGGTGCCCTCGAGCCGGGCAGCGCCCGGACCCGTCCGACGCTCACCCCGCTGGGCCGCCGGCTGGCCCGCCTCCCCCTCGACCCGCGCTGGGGCCGGATGGTGCTCGCGGCCGAGGAGCACGGCAGCCTGCGCGAGGTCCTCGTCGTGGCCGCGGCGCTGTCGATCCAGGACCCGCGCGAGCGGCCGCTGGACAAGCAGCAGGCCGCGGACGAGCAGCACCGGCGGTTCGCCGACCCGACCTCGGACTTCCTCGGCTACCTCAACCTGTGGAACTACCTGCGCGAGCAACAGAAGGCGCTGTCCTCCAACGCCTTTCGTCGCATGTGCCGCAGCGAGTTCCTGCACTACCTGCGGGTTCGCGAGTGGCAGGACCTGGTCGGGCAGCTGCGTCAGGTCGTGGCGGAGCTCGGCATGACGCTCAACTCCACACCCGCGGAGCCGGACGCGGTCCACCGAGCGCTCCTGCCGGGCCTGCTGTCGCACGTGGGGCTGCGGGACGAGCGGACCCGCGACTACCTCGGCGCGCGCGGTGCCCGGTTCGCGGTCTGGCCGGGCTCGGCCCTGGCGAAGAAGCCTCCTACCTGGGTGATGGCCGCAGAGCTCGTCGAGACCACCCGGCTGTGGGCGCGCGACGTGGCGCGGGTGGACCCGCTCCACGTCGAGGAGGCCGCCGCCCACCTGGTCAGCC
It includes:
- the hrpA gene encoding ATP-dependent RNA helicase HrpA, translated to MTDVTLRDRHRLSRRLGPLERTPAGEKRDRAVAAWQADLETARALLVRRAEGIPTDLHYPPELPVSQRRDDLLAAIRDHQVVVVAGETGSGKTTQLPKICLELGRGVVGTIGHTQPRRLAARSVAERISEELRVPLGTTVGYQVRFTDRASEQTSVKLMTDGILLAEIQRDRRLLAYDTVIIDEAHERSLNIDFLLGYLAQLLPRRPDLKVVVTSATIDPDRFSRHFGGAPVVEVSGRTYPVEVRYRPDEDEDRDPVESVCDATRELVAEGPGDVLVFLSGEREIRDTADALGRLALPQTEVLPLYARLSAAEQHRVFAPHPGRRIVLATNVAETSLTVPGIRYVVDPGTARISRYSNRLKVQRLPIERVSQASANQRKGRCGRVSAGVCVRLYTEEDFESRPEFTDPEILRTNLASVILQMAALDLGDIESFPFLDPPDRRSVADGVALLVELGALEPGSARTRPTLTPLGRRLARLPLDPRWGRMVLAAEEHGSLREVLVVAAALSIQDPRERPLDKQQAADEQHRRFADPTSDFLGYLNLWNYLREQQKALSSNAFRRMCRSEFLHYLRVREWQDLVGQLRQVVAELGMTLNSTPAEPDAVHRALLPGLLSHVGLRDERTRDYLGARGARFAVWPGSALAKKPPTWVMAAELVETTRLWARDVARVDPLHVEEAAAHLVSRTYSEPHWSARSGAAMAYERVTLYGVPLVTGRKVAYGRIDPEAARDLFLRHALVQGEWRTHHRFFQHNRDLVERLESLEDRARRRDILVDDDTLYAFYDARVPAEVVSVRHFDSWWKQARRHDPDLLTLSEDDLVNPDAGSVSAEDYPLVWSSGGVDLPLSYRFEPGTSDDGVTVHVPLAALHSVSPREFESQVPGLRRDLVVALLRTLPKALRKQLGPAPDAADRLLPDLAATDPDAALTDTLSLLVRRHLGVVVPPDAWDPDRLPDHLRVTFRVEDESGAVLGEGKDLARLRDALAPRTEALLSRVGADLERTGLTGWPDLARIPTEVVRAVGGREVRGHPALVDEGATVAVRVLATPAEQQAMHRHGVRRLLVLANPGATAALQRGLDTRQKLTLARNPDGSVAGLLTDATEAVVDELVDRHGGPPWTAREYDALAERVRAELPDALLGTLVEVEPVLAAWWDAQSRLEELRAPSLQPAADDVRAQLADLLRPGFVRDHGRARLPDLRRYLQAVVRRLDRLPDNPGRDLLHMEQVDQARRAYEETVATLPLARREDDDVRRLRWALEELRVSLFAPELRTAFPVSVTRITRALSRLADGPPGDGNDPG